A genomic region of Methanobacterium sp. SMA-27 contains the following coding sequences:
- a CDS encoding 2-oxoacid:ferredoxin oxidoreductase subunit beta, translating to MDKTNQNRFMKYLRTDRLPNIFCAGCGNGIIMNTFFNAIELAEIDFDNLALVSGIGCSSRVPGYIKCDSMHTTHGRPIAFATGLKLANPELDVVVFTGDGDAAAIGGNHLIHGSRRNIDITVICINNSIYGMTGGQISPTSPTGSYGSTAPFGAIEKPFNLAELTKAAGATYVARWTTAHPVQLSNAIKKGFNNKGFSFIEAVSQCPTYFGRKNKMKTAVSMMQWMKDQSILKRQADKLEIAELEGKLIIGEFQNKDEPEYTEKICKLLEAKCKTGKPSSVRSAYQGE from the coding sequence ATGGATAAAACGAATCAAAATCGTTTTATGAAATACTTGAGAACTGACAGACTTCCTAACATCTTCTGTGCAGGATGTGGGAATGGAATTATCATGAACACATTTTTCAATGCCATAGAGCTAGCTGAAATTGATTTTGATAATCTTGCTCTTGTGTCTGGAATTGGATGTTCATCTAGAGTTCCTGGGTATATCAAATGTGATTCAATGCACACAACACATGGACGACCAATAGCATTTGCAACTGGTCTAAAACTTGCGAATCCCGAACTTGATGTTGTTGTGTTTACTGGGGATGGAGATGCAGCAGCTATAGGTGGAAATCATTTGATACATGGTTCCAGAAGGAATATAGACATCACTGTTATTTGTATAAATAATAGTATATATGGTATGACAGGTGGTCAAATAAGTCCAACCTCTCCAACTGGAAGTTATGGAAGCACAGCACCATTTGGTGCTATAGAAAAACCATTCAATTTAGCAGAACTTACCAAAGCTGCAGGTGCTACCTATGTTGCACGATGGACAACAGCCCATCCAGTGCAGCTTTCAAATGCAATTAAAAAAGGATTCAACAATAAAGGATTTTCTTTTATTGAGGCAGTTTCACAATGCCCTACATACTTTGGGCGTAAAAATAAGATGAAAACTGCGGTATCAATGATGCAGTGGATGAAGGATCAATCTATACTAAAAAGACAGGCAGACAAACTTGAAATAGCGGAATTAGAGGGTAAACTTATCATTGGAGAATTCCAAAATAAAGATGAGCCAGAATACACTGAAAAGATTTGTAAACTTCTTGAAGCTAAATGTAAAACAGGAAAGCCTTCTTCAGTTAGATCAGCATACCAGGGGGAGTGA
- a CDS encoding DNA-directed RNA polymerase subunit B'' yields MVKNAWELVDAFFDEYNLVDHHIKSYNDFVNHRIQDIIDITEPIVLEQGEYTIKTGNVEIRKPFIKEADGSNSKIFPTEARLRNLTYSAHMYLEMALTKKGDEEQDMEKVYIGELPVMLKSNICHLNGLGEEEIDDVGEDPQDPGGYFIVNGSERAIVTMEEIAPNKIILERIGEKEDRRARAIVTSIKSGFRARITLEYRKPRKKGVFLRISFPYVPGEIPLVVLLRALGFETDQDLVTSVSDENDIQFLLIDDIQTSEIMTQYDAIKYIGNRVAKGMTEEYRIKRAEDVIDKYLLPHIGVEPEKRAEKATYLAEMTEMLLQVVFEKREPHDKDHYANKRLRVSGDLMEDLFRVAFTSLTRDMTYQLERSLARGKEPSVKQAVRSDVLTENIKHAIATGNWVGGRAGVSQLLDRTSYMGTLSHLKRVVSPLSRSQPHFEARDLHPTQFGKICPNETPEGPNCGLVKNLAILAKISEGSDPEELEAVIKKMGVINPVQIL; encoded by the coding sequence ATGGTAAAAAATGCATGGGAACTAGTTGATGCATTTTTTGATGAATACAACTTGGTAGACCACCACATCAAATCCTACAACGACTTTGTCAATCACAGAATACAGGATATAATTGATATAACAGAGCCAATTGTCCTGGAACAAGGCGAATACACTATAAAGACTGGGAATGTTGAGATCAGGAAGCCTTTTATTAAAGAGGCAGATGGATCAAACAGTAAAATATTTCCTACAGAGGCCAGACTTAGAAACCTGACATATTCTGCACACATGTACCTTGAAATGGCCCTCACTAAAAAAGGTGATGAGGAACAAGACATGGAGAAAGTTTACATTGGTGAACTACCTGTGATGTTGAAATCAAATATATGCCATCTCAATGGACTAGGTGAAGAGGAAATTGATGATGTTGGTGAAGATCCGCAGGATCCTGGAGGATATTTCATAGTGAATGGTTCAGAAAGGGCCATTGTAACAATGGAAGAAATTGCTCCCAATAAGATCATTCTTGAGAGAATAGGTGAGAAAGAGGATAGGCGTGCAAGGGCAATAGTTACATCGATAAAAAGTGGATTTAGGGCCCGTATAACACTTGAATACAGAAAACCACGAAAAAAAGGTGTTTTTTTAAGAATTTCATTCCCTTACGTACCTGGAGAAATACCTCTGGTTGTTCTTTTAAGAGCACTAGGATTTGAAACAGATCAGGATCTTGTTACAAGTGTTTCAGATGAGAATGATATACAATTCCTTCTAATAGATGATATACAGACCTCAGAAATAATGACACAGTACGATGCAATCAAATACATTGGAAACAGGGTTGCAAAAGGTATGACAGAGGAGTATAGAATCAAACGAGCAGAGGATGTTATAGACAAATATTTACTCCCTCATATTGGTGTTGAACCAGAAAAAAGAGCTGAAAAGGCGACTTATCTGGCTGAAATGACTGAGATGCTTCTCCAAGTTGTATTTGAAAAAAGGGAACCACATGATAAGGACCATTACGCTAATAAGAGGCTTAGGGTATCTGGAGATTTAATGGAAGACCTTTTCAGAGTTGCATTTACCAGTTTAACAAGAGATATGACTTATCAGCTTGAGAGAAGTCTTGCAAGAGGTAAAGAACCATCTGTAAAACAAGCTGTTCGTTCAGATGTGTTAACTGAAAACATCAAACATGCAATTGCCACTGGAAACTGGGTTGGAGGACGTGCTGGTGTAAGCCAGCTACTCGATAGAACAAGTTACATGGGAACATTATCACATTTAAAAAGGGTTGTATCTCCATTAAGTAGGAGTCAACCGCACTTTGAAGCTCGTGATTTGCATCCAACACAGTTCGGTAAAATATGCCCCAATGAAACACCTGAGGGCCCTAATTGTGGACTGGTGAAGAACCTTGCAATACTTGCCAAGATATCAGAGGGTTCAGATCCAGAGGAACTTGAAGCTGTAATTAAAAAGATGGGAGTTATAAACCCTGTACAAATTTTATAA
- a CDS encoding DUF1002 domain-containing protein, producing MKKLALGLILLIMIISPIYGVSGFAITYGETTYTNADWKNSMNSYFQSKTSKNVSDATSKVVTASEVNAISMNITGRTYPSSQIFSCAMVDLSYSQGINVVVDSSKITVVTPKMYANALKSTGINNGYVVVSSPISASGEAALAGVLESYEVAVGAPIPDQAKKAATEELYTETQIVNQTGQSPDKIAELFSKAMDQVQNQNLQDPAQIKVIVINIANSMNINLSDPQAQQIANSLANSQQAQSSLTDFKNKLQSVTSQATQSGGIIEQIMNYLQSIFNYLSSLVSGQ from the coding sequence ATGAAGAAGTTGGCACTTGGATTGATTCTCTTAATAATGATAATAAGTCCGATTTATGGTGTTTCAGGTTTTGCAATAACCTATGGAGAAACAACTTATACTAATGCGGATTGGAAAAATTCTATGAACTCTTATTTCCAGTCTAAGACAAGCAAAAATGTTAGTGATGCTACTTCCAAGGTTGTTACGGCCTCTGAAGTTAATGCAATATCAATGAACATAACCGGAAGAACCTACCCATCAAGCCAAATCTTTTCCTGTGCAATGGTTGATCTAAGCTACAGTCAAGGTATTAACGTGGTTGTTGACAGTAGCAAAATAACAGTTGTTACACCTAAAATGTATGCCAATGCATTAAAATCAACGGGAATAAATAACGGATATGTAGTTGTATCGTCCCCTATTTCAGCATCTGGAGAAGCTGCCCTTGCAGGTGTACTTGAATCATATGAAGTAGCTGTAGGAGCCCCAATACCAGATCAAGCCAAAAAAGCAGCCACAGAGGAACTTTACACTGAGACACAAATTGTAAACCAAACAGGCCAAAGTCCAGATAAAATAGCAGAACTATTCTCTAAGGCAATGGACCAGGTTCAAAATCAGAATCTTCAGGATCCTGCTCAGATTAAGGTAATAGTAATTAATATAGCTAACAGCATGAATATCAATTTATCAGACCCACAGGCACAGCAGATTGCAAATTCACTTGCAAATTCTCAGCAGGCCCAGTCAAGTTTGACTGATTTCAAAAATAAACTTCAGAGTGTTACATCTCAGGCAACTCAATCTGGTGGAATTATTGAGCAGATAATGAACTACCTTCAAAGTATCTTCAATTATTTGAGTAGTCTTGTATCTGGACAGTGA
- a CDS encoding NifB/NifX family molybdenum-iron cluster-binding protein produces MNDCKAVLCNKIGNEPTVELRKLGIKPIQLDCDVNDAVKECSEHLLS; encoded by the coding sequence ATAAATGATTGTAAGGCGGTTCTTTGTAACAAAATTGGAAATGAACCTACAGTTGAACTTAGGAAATTGGGAATTAAACCGATACAGCTTGACTGTGATGTTAATGACGCAGTTAAAGAATGTTCTGAGCATTTATTGAGTTAA
- the sucC gene encoding ADP-forming succinate--CoA ligase subunit beta yields the protein MKIHEYIAKDVFKGEGIPVPNNKMVTNPEDARKAAIEINKPVAIKSQVLVGGRGKAGGIKFAEIPDDVYDKTKEILGSIIKDELVEMVLIEEKIEILSEYYLSVVLDRSAKKPLIMASMSGGVDIEEVASETPEKIVKYYVNPLNEFLPYQGREIAIKMGVPNPLISKIGMVIWKLLNVFQKYDATIAEINPLVVTANGVIAADAKLDIDDDALYRQKELFELENITKDEFAYVKLDGNIAVIGNGAGLTLSGMDMLKLYGGEPATFLDIGGGSSRENIAKALNIVISDPDVKTVFLNVLGGITRADDVARGVLDVLNTSKRKVPLVIRLTGTNEEEGQKILKEAGVSYETSMEAAAKKAVELCKDIK from the coding sequence GTGAAGATTCATGAATATATAGCGAAGGACGTATTCAAGGGGGAAGGAATACCAGTACCTAATAACAAGATGGTAACAAATCCTGAAGATGCCAGAAAAGCCGCTATTGAGATTAATAAACCTGTTGCAATCAAATCACAGGTTCTTGTGGGTGGTAGGGGAAAGGCAGGAGGAATAAAGTTTGCTGAAATACCTGATGATGTGTACGATAAAACCAAAGAAATTCTTGGTTCAATAATCAAGGATGAATTAGTAGAAATGGTGCTGATCGAGGAGAAAATTGAAATTCTATCTGAGTATTATTTAAGCGTTGTCCTAGATAGATCAGCAAAAAAACCACTTATAATGGCAAGCATGTCTGGTGGTGTTGATATTGAGGAAGTTGCAAGTGAAACACCTGAGAAAATAGTTAAATATTACGTGAATCCTCTGAATGAATTTTTACCTTATCAAGGAAGGGAAATTGCTATTAAAATGGGTGTTCCAAACCCTCTTATTTCAAAGATAGGTATGGTTATTTGGAAGCTCCTCAATGTTTTTCAGAAATATGATGCAACCATAGCCGAAATAAATCCTCTTGTTGTGACTGCAAATGGCGTAATTGCAGCAGATGCAAAACTTGATATCGATGATGATGCTCTTTACAGGCAAAAAGAACTGTTTGAACTTGAAAATATAACAAAGGACGAATTTGCATATGTAAAGCTCGATGGGAACATTGCGGTAATTGGGAACGGTGCTGGACTGACCTTGAGTGGAATGGATATGCTGAAACTTTATGGAGGAGAACCAGCCACATTTCTGGATATAGGTGGCGGATCTTCGAGAGAAAATATAGCAAAAGCATTGAACATTGTAATATCTGATCCTGATGTTAAAACAGTATTTTTAAATGTACTTGGAGGAATAACAAGGGCAGATGATGTTGCAAGAGGGGTATTGGATGTTTTAAACACTTCTAAGCGTAAAGTTCCTCTGGTCATACGGTTGACTGGCACCAATGAGGAAGAAGGTCAGAAAATACTCAAAGAAGCTGGTGTTTCGTATGAAACATCCATGGAAGCTGCTGCAAAAAAAGCTGTCGAGCTTTGCAAAGATATTAAATAA
- the twy1 gene encoding 4-demethylwyosine synthase TYW1, which translates to MTLTEIQIKALEKKGYRFAGDLKHAAAKVCHWTKKSLLDEGVCYKEKFYGIESHRCLQMSPSIPFCHQKCSFCWRDISITKTEWDEDFDEPKVIIDDCIDAQRNLLCGFFGNSLANKKKLKESQEPKNAAISLAGEPMLYPRINDLISEFIRRDFTTFLVTNGMTPSKLENLEKEPTQLYISLDAPNKEVYNEVCQPQISGGWERLNKSLDLLSSFDCRKVLRTTCVKDYNMKNPKEYANIIKRSNPDFIEIKAYMYVGSSRDRLVLENMPSLNDVQIFAESIAKLCDRKIVNSASESRVVLLA; encoded by the coding sequence ATGACACTCACAGAAATTCAAATAAAAGCCCTTGAAAAAAAAGGGTACAGATTCGCAGGAGATTTGAAACATGCAGCAGCCAAGGTATGTCACTGGACCAAAAAAAGTCTTCTAGATGAAGGAGTATGTTACAAAGAAAAATTCTATGGGATTGAAAGTCATAGGTGCCTTCAAATGTCCCCTAGCATTCCATTTTGTCATCAAAAATGCTCATTTTGCTGGAGAGATATTTCCATTACCAAAACAGAGTGGGATGAAGATTTTGATGAACCTAAGGTTATTATCGATGATTGTATAGATGCCCAGAGAAATTTATTATGTGGTTTCTTTGGTAACTCACTAGCAAATAAGAAAAAACTTAAAGAATCTCAGGAACCAAAAAATGCTGCAATATCTCTTGCAGGGGAACCGATGCTTTATCCCCGTATAAATGATTTAATATCTGAATTTATTCGCAGGGATTTTACAACATTTCTTGTAACCAATGGAATGACTCCCTCTAAACTTGAAAACCTTGAAAAGGAACCCACTCAGCTCTATATATCATTAGATGCCCCTAACAAAGAAGTGTACAATGAAGTGTGCCAGCCTCAAATTTCAGGAGGATGGGAACGTTTGAACAAATCATTGGACCTTTTATCAAGCTTTGACTGCAGAAAAGTGCTGAGGACAACATGTGTTAAAGATTATAATATGAAAAACCCTAAAGAATACGCCAATATTATCAAAAGGAGCAACCCTGATTTTATTGAGATCAAAGCTTATATGTACGTAGGAAGTTCTAGGGATAGACTGGTGCTGGAAAATATGCCCTCATTAAATGATGTTCAAATCTTCGCAGAATCTATTGCAAAGTTATGCGACCGTAAAATTGTGAACAGTGCATCTGAGAGCAGAGTAGTCCTACTAGCCTGA
- the tpiA gene encoding triose-phosphate isomerase → MSKIKRTPIVILNFKTYLESTGKNALKLAIASELVAEETGVNVVVAPQSPDIYSLSNEVKIPVFAQHVDAVNSGGHTGSTLVECVKEAGAVGSLINHSEQRMKLADIDVVVKKTMEKNMVSVLCTNNIETSAAAATLKPDFVAIEPPELIGSGIPVSKAEPEIVEGTVDIIHEINPKIGVLCGAGISTGDDMKAALDLGAEGVLLASGIILAEDPKEALLNLVSKI, encoded by the coding sequence ATGAGTAAAATAAAGAGAACTCCAATAGTGATTTTAAATTTTAAAACCTACTTGGAATCTACTGGAAAAAATGCTTTAAAATTAGCTATAGCTTCTGAATTGGTGGCAGAAGAGACTGGTGTAAATGTGGTTGTTGCACCTCAAAGCCCTGATATATATTCCCTATCTAATGAAGTTAAAATTCCTGTTTTTGCACAGCATGTTGATGCAGTTAATTCTGGGGGACATACTGGAAGCACACTGGTTGAATGCGTTAAAGAAGCAGGAGCAGTTGGCAGTCTCATAAACCACTCAGAACAGAGAATGAAATTGGCTGATATTGATGTAGTTGTGAAAAAAACAATGGAAAAAAACATGGTTAGTGTTTTATGTACTAACAACATTGAAACAAGTGCAGCTGCAGCAACATTAAAACCAGATTTTGTGGCAATAGAACCTCCTGAACTGATTGGATCTGGAATTCCTGTTTCGAAGGCAGAACCGGAAATAGTTGAGGGTACAGTGGATATTATACATGAAATAAATCCTAAAATTGGTGTCCTATGTGGAGCAGGTATATCTACAGGAGATGATATGAAGGCTGCTCTTGATTTGGGTGCAGAGGGAGTTCTACTTGCATCAGGTATAATCCTTGCAGAGGATCCTAAAGAGGCTTTGTTAAATCTTGTTAGTAAAATATAA
- a CDS encoding ferredoxin family protein, giving the protein MITVNEKLCKGCNICKEFCPHNVYEESKTLNNKGINVPCPKNKENCTKCGLCTLMCPDQAIKVDDENED; this is encoded by the coding sequence ATGATAACTGTTAACGAGAAATTATGCAAGGGATGCAATATTTGCAAGGAATTTTGCCCCCATAATGTTTACGAAGAATCAAAAACCCTTAATAATAAGGGAATTAATGTGCCTTGTCCTAAAAATAAAGAAAATTGTACAAAGTGTGGATTATGCACCCTTATGTGTCCGGATCAAGCAATAAAAGTGGATGATGAGAATGAAGACTGA
- a CDS encoding phosphoglycerate kinase — protein sequence MALDFYTIDDFALDNKTVLVRVDINSPVDPSTGLILDDTRIRLHAETIGELSNRGAKTVILAHQSRPGKKDFTTLKQHAESLSKILNHKVEYVDDIFGSNARNSISKMKRRDILLLENVRFYSEEILTREPKLQSETHMVQKLSPLADYFINDAFAAAHRSQPSLVGFAFMLPSAAGRVMERELKALYNAMDNVQRPCVYILGGVKVDDSIMVMENVLENGSADYILTTGLVANIFLWGSGINIGKYNKSFIKNRGYCEYVKKSKKLLKNYRDKIIIPKDVAVCMGNKRVEFSVDDIPNHPIYDIGTDTITEYAGYIRKAETLFANGPAGVFEKEDFNIGTEDILNAIASSHAFSIIGGGHLAAAANQMGLSKGISHISSGGGASINLLAGENLPVVEVLMERACRKI from the coding sequence ATGGCGCTTGATTTTTATACAATAGATGATTTTGCTCTGGATAATAAAACAGTTCTTGTAAGAGTCGACATTAATTCGCCAGTTGACCCTAGTACAGGTCTCATATTAGATGACACAAGAATAAGACTTCACGCTGAAACTATAGGGGAACTTTCAAACAGGGGTGCAAAAACAGTTATTCTGGCACATCAGAGCAGACCTGGTAAAAAAGATTTCACAACACTTAAACAGCATGCAGAATCCCTTTCAAAGATATTGAACCACAAAGTTGAATATGTTGATGATATTTTTGGGAGTAATGCAAGAAATTCAATATCAAAAATGAAAAGAAGAGATATTCTTCTTTTGGAAAATGTGCGTTTTTACTCCGAAGAGATATTAACGAGGGAACCCAAACTCCAATCAGAAACACATATGGTTCAGAAGTTATCACCCCTGGCAGATTATTTTATAAACGATGCATTTGCTGCAGCGCATAGATCTCAACCTTCATTGGTTGGTTTTGCATTTATGTTGCCATCAGCTGCCGGAAGGGTAATGGAAAGAGAGCTTAAAGCCCTTTATAATGCAATGGATAATGTTCAAAGGCCATGCGTTTATATTTTAGGTGGAGTGAAGGTTGATGACTCTATAATGGTCATGGAAAATGTCTTAGAAAATGGAAGTGCAGATTATATCTTGACCACAGGTCTTGTTGCCAACATATTCTTATGGGGCTCTGGTATAAACATAGGGAAGTACAATAAAAGCTTTATTAAAAATAGAGGGTACTGTGAATATGTTAAGAAATCTAAAAAACTCTTAAAAAATTATCGGGATAAAATAATAATACCAAAGGATGTTGCAGTATGTATGGGAAATAAAAGAGTTGAATTTTCAGTTGATGATATACCCAACCATCCAATCTATGATATAGGTACCGATACAATAACAGAATATGCAGGATATATAAGGAAAGCAGAGACATTATTTGCAAATGGACCCGCTGGAGTTTTTGAGAAGGAAGATTTCAATATAGGCACAGAGGATATACTAAATGCTATAGCATCATCACATGCATTTTCAATTATTGGTGGAGGCCACCTTGCAGCTGCTGCAAATCAGATGGGTCTTTCAAAGGGAATAAGTCATATAAGTAGTGGAGGAGGAGCTTCAATTAATCTTCTTGCTGGTGAGAATTTACCGGTGGTTGAAGTATTAATGGAACGTGCATGCAGAAAAATTTAA
- a CDS encoding 2-oxoacid:acceptor oxidoreductase subunit alpha — protein MKTEKYFIQGNEACARGAIKAGCRFFAGYPITPSTEIAEDMAVFLPREGGTFIQMEDEISALGAVIGGVWGGMKGMTATSGPGFSLMQEHIGYAVMTETPLVIVNMQRGSPSTGQPTMASQSDMMQARWGSHGDYEIIALSPASVQECFDFTVMAFNLAEKYRVPVMVMADEIVGHMREKINIPEKTEIIARSMPDEDPLTFLPYKSEPDGTSDMPAFGDGYKLLITGLTHDERGYPDASSPKSHSKLVNRLCNKILAKTDEIAMVKTMFTEDADVLIVSYGAPSRSVSTAVKKAREDGVKAGFIKLETVWPFPESMLLSAAKNATRVIVVEMNLGQIFYEVQRVLRDHKVENLPKIGGEMHKPDEILEKIEKG, from the coding sequence ATGAAGACTGAAAAATACTTTATACAAGGTAATGAAGCCTGTGCAAGGGGAGCCATAAAGGCAGGATGCAGGTTTTTTGCGGGTTATCCCATAACTCCTTCGACTGAAATAGCCGAGGATATGGCAGTTTTCCTACCAAGGGAAGGTGGAACATTTATTCAAATGGAAGATGAGATATCGGCTCTTGGGGCAGTAATTGGTGGTGTTTGGGGCGGTATGAAAGGAATGACTGCTACATCAGGACCTGGATTTTCTCTTATGCAAGAGCATATAGGGTATGCTGTTATGACTGAAACTCCACTGGTTATTGTGAATATGCAAAGGGGCTCACCATCAACTGGACAGCCCACAATGGCCTCTCAGAGTGATATGATGCAGGCTAGATGGGGATCCCATGGAGATTATGAGATAATTGCCCTATCTCCTGCGTCCGTACAAGAATGCTTTGATTTTACTGTCATGGCTTTTAACCTTGCAGAAAAATATAGGGTTCCTGTAATGGTAATGGCTGATGAGATTGTTGGCCATATGCGTGAAAAGATAAACATACCTGAAAAAACTGAGATAATTGCTAGATCCATGCCTGATGAGGATCCTCTAACCTTTTTACCTTACAAATCGGAGCCAGATGGAACATCTGATATGCCTGCGTTTGGTGATGGATATAAACTCCTTATTACAGGTCTGACACATGATGAACGAGGTTATCCGGATGCATCAAGTCCTAAATCTCATTCAAAACTTGTAAACAGGCTTTGTAATAAGATACTTGCAAAAACCGATGAAATTGCAATGGTAAAAACCATGTTTACTGAAGATGCCGATGTTCTTATTGTGTCTTATGGTGCACCTTCAAGATCTGTTAGCACAGCTGTTAAAAAAGCAAGGGAAGATGGTGTAAAGGCAGGTTTTATAAAACTTGAAACTGTATGGCCATTTCCTGAGAGTATGCTATTGAGTGCTGCTAAAAATGCCACTAGAGTTATTGTAGTTGAAATGAATCTTGGCCAGATTTTTTATGAGGTTCAAAGAGTATTAAGAGACCATAAAGTTGAAAATCTCCCAAAGATAGGTGGAGAAATGCATAAGCCCGATGAAATACTTGAAAAAATCGAGAAAGGCTAA
- a CDS encoding 2-oxoacid:ferredoxin oxidoreductase subunit gamma, producing MRKDIRIAGFGGQGIILAGIVIGKAAALHDDIHAVQTQSYGPEARGGASRTEVVVSDEEVDYPKVQNPDIFVAMSQTALTAYLDDLKDGGTLIVDPDMISEEEILPFVEKHKIKLYKAPATKTASEEIGIKIVANIVMIGAITKITKVVSEEAARASIAESVPPGTEKKNLAAFEAGLKLAD from the coding sequence ATGCGTAAAGATATTAGAATAGCAGGTTTCGGTGGTCAGGGAATCATACTAGCAGGAATCGTTATTGGAAAAGCAGCAGCACTACACGATGATATACATGCGGTTCAAACACAGTCTTATGGTCCAGAAGCCAGAGGTGGTGCTTCAAGAACAGAAGTTGTTGTTAGTGATGAGGAAGTGGATTATCCTAAGGTACAAAATCCGGATATATTTGTTGCCATGTCTCAAACAGCATTAACTGCATATCTTGATGATCTTAAAGATGGTGGTACTTTAATTGTAGATCCTGACATGATATCCGAGGAAGAAATATTGCCATTTGTAGAGAAACACAAAATAAAGCTTTATAAAGCTCCAGCAACTAAAACTGCATCAGAAGAAATAGGAATAAAAATAGTTGCTAATATTGTTATGATTGGGGCTATAACAAAAATAACAAAGGTAGTATCTGAAGAGGCTGCAAGGGCATCTATAGCTGAAAGTGTTCCACCAGGAACAGAGAAAAAAAACCTGGCAGCATTTGAAGCAGGTTTAAAGCTAGCTGATTAG
- a CDS encoding DNA-directed RNA polymerase subunit H yields the protein MKKDILKHKLVPDHTILSETEAKKVVKELKVHPEQLPKIKVDDPVAKAIEAKPGDILQITRKSHTAGRFVTYRLVLE from the coding sequence GTGAAAAAAGATATTTTAAAACACAAATTGGTTCCAGATCATACTATTTTGTCAGAAACAGAAGCTAAAAAAGTAGTGAAAGAGTTGAAGGTTCATCCTGAACAGCTACCAAAGATAAAAGTTGATGATCCTGTTGCTAAAGCTATTGAAGCTAAGCCTGGAGATATTCTTCAAATAACGAGAAAAAGCCACACTGCTGGAAGATTCGTTACATATCGATTGGTATTAGAATAG
- a CDS encoding 4Fe-4S ferredoxin yields MITVNIILDHDKCQGSDCGVCAYVCPTNVFSIKENKICVNSPQYCKLCYECLELCPSTALELNKKEGNFL; encoded by the coding sequence TTGATTACGGTAAATATAATTTTGGATCATGATAAATGTCAGGGTTCAGATTGTGGGGTATGTGCATATGTATGTCCAACTAATGTTTTTTCAATTAAAGAAAATAAAATATGCGTAAATTCTCCTCAGTACTGTAAGTTATGTTACGAATGTCTAGAATTGTGTCCAAGTACGGCTTTAGAACTTAATAAGAAGGAAGGAAATTTCTTATAA